One window from the genome of Camelus bactrianus isolate YW-2024 breed Bactrian camel chromosome 4, ASM4877302v1, whole genome shotgun sequence encodes:
- the ZNF79 gene encoding zinc finger protein 79 isoform X1, protein MLEEGGEKDWWSGLWLPACPLILLCDPEPPSPDPALPQEEGTEEEGMAAGLAAGPQDCTPFSSVAVAFTQEGWRRSVPALRNRFMEGIPEESRNLVLLGLPVSQPVMNSQLEQREGSWMLEREGLRSTCPDWKIESPPEQHISKESFQDTSVELPPAESGHRNSELGKSCNLRPVLSPQQKVPTEVRPCKHETHTESLRKDLDIITPRRAKPYTCNECGKAFSYCSSLSQHQKSHTGEKPYECNECGKAFSQSSSLIQHQRIHTGEKPFKCSECGRAFSQNANLTKHQRTHTGEKPYKCSECEKAFSDCSALVQHQRIHTGEKPYECSDCGKAFRHSANLTNHQRTHTGEKPYKCSECGKAFSYCAAFIQHQRIHTGEKPYRCNACGKAFSQSANLTNHQRTHTGEKPYKCSECGKAFSQSTNLIIHQKTHTGEKPYKCNECGKFFSESSALIRHHIIHTGEKPYECNECGKAFNQSSSLSQHQRIHTGVKPYECRVCGKAFRCSSAFIRHQRLHAGE, encoded by the exons ATGCTGGAGGAAGGAGGTGAGAAGGACTGGTGGAGCGGTTTATGGCTTCCAGCTTGCCCGCTGATACTGCTGTGTGACCCGG agCCACCATCTCCGGATCCTGCCCTTCCCCAAGAGGAAggcacagaagaggaaggaatggCAGCTGGTCTCGCAGCTGGGCCCCAA GACTGCACGCCTTTCAGCAGTGTGGCTGTAGCATTTACCCAGGAAGGGTGGAGGCGCTCGGTCCCTGCTCTGAGGAACAGGTTCATGGAGGGGATACCAGAAGAGTCCAGAAACCTGGTCCTCCTGG GACTTCCAGTCTCCCAGCCTGTAATGAACTCCCAGTTGGAACAAAGGGAAGGCTCATGGATGCTGGAGAGAGAAGGCCTAAGGAGTACCTGTCCAG aCTGGAAGATTGAGTCACCACCTGAGCAACACATTTCCAAAGAATCATTCCAAGACACAAGTGTAGAGCTGCCCCCTGCAGAGTCAGGTCACAGGAACAGTGAACTGGGGAAAAGCTGCAATCTGAGACCAGTACTTTCTCCGCAGCAGAAAGTTCCTACAGAAGTGAGACCCTGTAAACATGAAACACACACAGAGAGCCTCAGGAAGGATTTGGATATAATTACACCTCGCAGAGCGAAGCCGTACACGTGTAATGAATGCGGCAAAGCCTTCAGTTACTGTTCTTCCCTTTCTCAGCATCAGAAGAgccacactggggagaagccGTACGAGTGCAATGAATGCGGGAAGGCCTTCAGCCAGAGCTCCTCTCTTATTCAGCACCAGAGgattcacactggagagaaaccttttAAGTGTAGCGAGTGTGGAAGGGCCTTCAGCCAGAACGCAAACCTCACAAAACACCAGCGAACTCACACCGGAGAAAAGCCCTACAAATGTAGTGAGTGTGAGAAAGCCTTCAGTGACTGTTCTGCACTTGTTcagcatcagagaattcacactggagagaagccttATGAATGCAGCGACTGTGGGAAGGCCTTCCGACACAGTGCAAACCTCACAAACCACCAGAGGACTCACACAGGGGAGAAGCCCTACAAGTGCAGCGAGTGCGGGAAGGCCTTCAGCTACTGCGCAGCCTTTATTCAGCACCAGAGaatccacaccggggagaagcccTACAGGTGTAATGCGTGTGGGAAGGCCTTTAGCCAGAGCGCAAACCTCACAAACCATCAGAGGACTCACACAGGGGAGAAGCCCTACAAGTGCAGTGAGTGCGGAAAGGCCTTCAGCCAAAGTACAAACCTTATAATCCACCAAAAGacccacactggggagaagccttataaatgtaatgaatgtgggaagTTCTTCAGTGAGAGCTCAGCCCTCATTCGACATCATATAATTCACACAGGCGAAAAACCCTACGAGTGCAATGAGTGTGGAAAAGCATTTAACCAGAGCTCATCCCTTAGTcagcatcagagaattcacactggTGTGAAGCCCTATGAATGCAGAGtgtgtgggaaggccttcaggtGTAGTTCAGCCTTCATCAGACATCAGAGACTCCATGCTGGAGAGTAA
- the ZNF79 gene encoding zinc finger protein 79 isoform X2 yields the protein MLEEGEPPSPDPALPQEEGTEEEGMAAGLAAGPQDCTPFSSVAVAFTQEGWRRSVPALRNRFMEGIPEESRNLVLLGLPVSQPVMNSQLEQREGSWMLEREGLRSTCPDWKIESPPEQHISKESFQDTSVELPPAESGHRNSELGKSCNLRPVLSPQQKVPTEVRPCKHETHTESLRKDLDIITPRRAKPYTCNECGKAFSYCSSLSQHQKSHTGEKPYECNECGKAFSQSSSLIQHQRIHTGEKPFKCSECGRAFSQNANLTKHQRTHTGEKPYKCSECEKAFSDCSALVQHQRIHTGEKPYECSDCGKAFRHSANLTNHQRTHTGEKPYKCSECGKAFSYCAAFIQHQRIHTGEKPYRCNACGKAFSQSANLTNHQRTHTGEKPYKCSECGKAFSQSTNLIIHQKTHTGEKPYKCNECGKFFSESSALIRHHIIHTGEKPYECNECGKAFNQSSSLSQHQRIHTGVKPYECRVCGKAFRCSSAFIRHQRLHAGE from the exons ATGCTGGAGGAAGGAG agCCACCATCTCCGGATCCTGCCCTTCCCCAAGAGGAAggcacagaagaggaaggaatggCAGCTGGTCTCGCAGCTGGGCCCCAA GACTGCACGCCTTTCAGCAGTGTGGCTGTAGCATTTACCCAGGAAGGGTGGAGGCGCTCGGTCCCTGCTCTGAGGAACAGGTTCATGGAGGGGATACCAGAAGAGTCCAGAAACCTGGTCCTCCTGG GACTTCCAGTCTCCCAGCCTGTAATGAACTCCCAGTTGGAACAAAGGGAAGGCTCATGGATGCTGGAGAGAGAAGGCCTAAGGAGTACCTGTCCAG aCTGGAAGATTGAGTCACCACCTGAGCAACACATTTCCAAAGAATCATTCCAAGACACAAGTGTAGAGCTGCCCCCTGCAGAGTCAGGTCACAGGAACAGTGAACTGGGGAAAAGCTGCAATCTGAGACCAGTACTTTCTCCGCAGCAGAAAGTTCCTACAGAAGTGAGACCCTGTAAACATGAAACACACACAGAGAGCCTCAGGAAGGATTTGGATATAATTACACCTCGCAGAGCGAAGCCGTACACGTGTAATGAATGCGGCAAAGCCTTCAGTTACTGTTCTTCCCTTTCTCAGCATCAGAAGAgccacactggggagaagccGTACGAGTGCAATGAATGCGGGAAGGCCTTCAGCCAGAGCTCCTCTCTTATTCAGCACCAGAGgattcacactggagagaaaccttttAAGTGTAGCGAGTGTGGAAGGGCCTTCAGCCAGAACGCAAACCTCACAAAACACCAGCGAACTCACACCGGAGAAAAGCCCTACAAATGTAGTGAGTGTGAGAAAGCCTTCAGTGACTGTTCTGCACTTGTTcagcatcagagaattcacactggagagaagccttATGAATGCAGCGACTGTGGGAAGGCCTTCCGACACAGTGCAAACCTCACAAACCACCAGAGGACTCACACAGGGGAGAAGCCCTACAAGTGCAGCGAGTGCGGGAAGGCCTTCAGCTACTGCGCAGCCTTTATTCAGCACCAGAGaatccacaccggggagaagcccTACAGGTGTAATGCGTGTGGGAAGGCCTTTAGCCAGAGCGCAAACCTCACAAACCATCAGAGGACTCACACAGGGGAGAAGCCCTACAAGTGCAGTGAGTGCGGAAAGGCCTTCAGCCAAAGTACAAACCTTATAATCCACCAAAAGacccacactggggagaagccttataaatgtaatgaatgtgggaagTTCTTCAGTGAGAGCTCAGCCCTCATTCGACATCATATAATTCACACAGGCGAAAAACCCTACGAGTGCAATGAGTGTGGAAAAGCATTTAACCAGAGCTCATCCCTTAGTcagcatcagagaattcacactggTGTGAAGCCCTATGAATGCAGAGtgtgtgggaaggccttcaggtGTAGTTCAGCCTTCATCAGACATCAGAGACTCCATGCTGGAGAGTAA
- the ZNF79 gene encoding zinc finger protein 79 isoform X3, with protein MAAGLAAGPQDCTPFSSVAVAFTQEGWRRSVPALRNRFMEGIPEESRNLVLLGLPVSQPVMNSQLEQREGSWMLEREGLRSTCPDWKIESPPEQHISKESFQDTSVELPPAESGHRNSELGKSCNLRPVLSPQQKVPTEVRPCKHETHTESLRKDLDIITPRRAKPYTCNECGKAFSYCSSLSQHQKSHTGEKPYECNECGKAFSQSSSLIQHQRIHTGEKPFKCSECGRAFSQNANLTKHQRTHTGEKPYKCSECEKAFSDCSALVQHQRIHTGEKPYECSDCGKAFRHSANLTNHQRTHTGEKPYKCSECGKAFSYCAAFIQHQRIHTGEKPYRCNACGKAFSQSANLTNHQRTHTGEKPYKCSECGKAFSQSTNLIIHQKTHTGEKPYKCNECGKFFSESSALIRHHIIHTGEKPYECNECGKAFNQSSSLSQHQRIHTGVKPYECRVCGKAFRCSSAFIRHQRLHAGE; from the exons atggCAGCTGGTCTCGCAGCTGGGCCCCAA GACTGCACGCCTTTCAGCAGTGTGGCTGTAGCATTTACCCAGGAAGGGTGGAGGCGCTCGGTCCCTGCTCTGAGGAACAGGTTCATGGAGGGGATACCAGAAGAGTCCAGAAACCTGGTCCTCCTGG GACTTCCAGTCTCCCAGCCTGTAATGAACTCCCAGTTGGAACAAAGGGAAGGCTCATGGATGCTGGAGAGAGAAGGCCTAAGGAGTACCTGTCCAG aCTGGAAGATTGAGTCACCACCTGAGCAACACATTTCCAAAGAATCATTCCAAGACACAAGTGTAGAGCTGCCCCCTGCAGAGTCAGGTCACAGGAACAGTGAACTGGGGAAAAGCTGCAATCTGAGACCAGTACTTTCTCCGCAGCAGAAAGTTCCTACAGAAGTGAGACCCTGTAAACATGAAACACACACAGAGAGCCTCAGGAAGGATTTGGATATAATTACACCTCGCAGAGCGAAGCCGTACACGTGTAATGAATGCGGCAAAGCCTTCAGTTACTGTTCTTCCCTTTCTCAGCATCAGAAGAgccacactggggagaagccGTACGAGTGCAATGAATGCGGGAAGGCCTTCAGCCAGAGCTCCTCTCTTATTCAGCACCAGAGgattcacactggagagaaaccttttAAGTGTAGCGAGTGTGGAAGGGCCTTCAGCCAGAACGCAAACCTCACAAAACACCAGCGAACTCACACCGGAGAAAAGCCCTACAAATGTAGTGAGTGTGAGAAAGCCTTCAGTGACTGTTCTGCACTTGTTcagcatcagagaattcacactggagagaagccttATGAATGCAGCGACTGTGGGAAGGCCTTCCGACACAGTGCAAACCTCACAAACCACCAGAGGACTCACACAGGGGAGAAGCCCTACAAGTGCAGCGAGTGCGGGAAGGCCTTCAGCTACTGCGCAGCCTTTATTCAGCACCAGAGaatccacaccggggagaagcccTACAGGTGTAATGCGTGTGGGAAGGCCTTTAGCCAGAGCGCAAACCTCACAAACCATCAGAGGACTCACACAGGGGAGAAGCCCTACAAGTGCAGTGAGTGCGGAAAGGCCTTCAGCCAAAGTACAAACCTTATAATCCACCAAAAGacccacactggggagaagccttataaatgtaatgaatgtgggaagTTCTTCAGTGAGAGCTCAGCCCTCATTCGACATCATATAATTCACACAGGCGAAAAACCCTACGAGTGCAATGAGTGTGGAAAAGCATTTAACCAGAGCTCATCCCTTAGTcagcatcagagaattcacactggTGTGAAGCCCTATGAATGCAGAGtgtgtgggaaggccttcaggtGTAGTTCAGCCTTCATCAGACATCAGAGACTCCATGCTGGAGAGTAA